One stretch of Tepidibacter hydrothermalis DNA includes these proteins:
- a CDS encoding aminotransferase class V-fold PLP-dependent enzyme → MKDSIVFKIAEYDFEFEEINKLNYETFVEEIPQHKQNESKILKDKFDKENIYFIALKNNELLGMLAVRDKRPFSLDQKLENLDSYLPPAKSMCEIRLLSVKKEYRKGSLLKGLLTIVMQYIEDKEYDMVLISGILNQQKLYKHIGFVPFGPIVGNDKSKFQPMYITKESYNLKNLLRPKQEFSFLPGPVEISTKVKKTFSEIPISHRSEKFKNMFLNLKNTLCDFVNAKYVEIFMGSGTLANDIICAQISLLEGTGLILSNGEFGDRLINHANGFELNFEEYKIKWGESFDLRKIENILDQNESIKWVYMVHCETSTGVLNNIKSISQICKSKQVLFCLDAISSIGNVEVDLSEVYLASCVSGKGLESYCGLSMVFYNHELLESKNKIPRYLDLYTYKNKEGIPYTISSNLTEALYTSLKNLDKGKKFKSIEDMNNYSRIELDKLGMTPLVDKNLGNPAVITIPISSEYSSKNIGDFLKNNGYLISYESTYLLERNWIQFSFMGNISIEKLKSLIEILKKIKA, encoded by the coding sequence TTGAAAGATTCTATAGTATTTAAAATAGCTGAATATGATTTTGAATTTGAAGAAATAAATAAATTAAATTATGAAACATTTGTTGAAGAAATACCTCAACATAAACAAAATGAGAGTAAAATTTTAAAAGATAAATTTGATAAAGAAAATATATATTTTATTGCTTTAAAAAATAATGAGCTATTAGGAATGCTTGCAGTTAGGGATAAACGTCCTTTTTCTTTGGATCAAAAATTAGAAAATCTTGATTCGTATCTTCCACCTGCAAAATCAATGTGTGAGATAAGATTACTATCTGTAAAAAAGGAATATAGAAAAGGCAGTTTATTAAAAGGATTATTAACAATAGTAATGCAGTACATAGAAGATAAAGAATATGATATGGTATTGATTTCAGGAATTTTAAATCAACAAAAGTTATATAAGCATATAGGATTTGTACCTTTTGGGCCCATAGTGGGAAATGATAAATCAAAATTTCAACCTATGTATATAACTAAGGAAAGCTATAATCTGAAAAATTTATTAAGACCTAAACAAGAATTCAGTTTTTTACCAGGACCTGTTGAAATATCAACAAAAGTAAAAAAAACTTTCAGTGAAATTCCAATATCTCATAGATCGGAAAAATTCAAAAATATGTTTTTAAATCTCAAAAACACATTGTGTGATTTTGTAAATGCAAAATATGTTGAAATATTTATGGGATCTGGTACTTTGGCCAATGATATAATCTGTGCACAAATATCACTTTTAGAAGGAACAGGATTAATTTTAAGTAACGGTGAATTTGGTGATAGACTTATTAATCATGCAAATGGATTTGAATTAAATTTTGAAGAGTACAAAATTAAATGGGGAGAGTCATTTGATCTGAGAAAAATTGAAAATATTTTAGATCAAAATGAAAGTATAAAATGGGTTTATATGGTTCACTGCGAAACATCTACAGGGGTTTTAAATAATATAAAATCTATAAGTCAAATTTGCAAGAGTAAACAAGTTTTATTTTGTTTAGATGCAATAAGTTCTATAGGAAATGTTGAAGTAGATTTAAGTGAAGTATATTTAGCATCTTGTGTGAGTGGAAAAGGGTTAGAGTCCTATTGTGGGCTAAGTATGGTATTTTACAATCATGAACTTTTAGAGTCTAAAAATAAGATTCCAAGATATTTAGATTTATATACATACAAAAATAAAGAAGGAATTCCTTACACTATTTCTTCAAATCTAACAGAAGCTTTATACACTTCATTAAAAAATTTAGATAAGGGAAAAAAATTCAAAAGTATTGAAGATATGAACAACTATTCAAGAATAGAATTAGATAAACTTGGAATGACACCTTTAGTAGATAAAAATTTAGGAAATCCAGCCGTTATAACTATTCCTATTTCAAGTGAATATAGCTCTAAAAATATAGGAGATTTTTTAAAAAATAATGGATATCTAATTAGTTATGAAAGCACATATTTATTGGAAAGAAATTGGATTCAGTTTTCTTTTATGGGGAATATTTCGATAGAAAAATTGAAATCATTAATTGAAATTTTGAAAAAAATTAAAGCTTAG
- the ilvC gene encoding ketol-acid reductoisomerase, giving the protein MSKMYYEKDSSLELFKGKKVAVLGYGSQGHAHALNLKDSGVDVVVGLHEKSKSRDKVKADGLEVMNVEDAVKVSQVVMMLVPDTKQKEVFDEKVKDNLDEGDALAFAHGFNIHFSQIVPPKNVDVFMVAPKGPGHLVRRVYQDGKGVPALLAVHQDYTGKAKELGLAYSYGIGALRAGVLETTFKEETETDLFGEQAVLCGGVTELIKAGFETLVNAGYQKEVAYFECLHEMKLIVDLLYEGGFEKMRHSISDTAEYGDYMVGRRIVTDKTREEMKGVLTEIQTGAFAKDWIMENKLNRPVFNSFKQRELEHPIVEVGKELRGMMSWIKE; this is encoded by the coding sequence ATGAGTAAAATGTATTATGAAAAGGATTCTAGTTTAGAGTTATTTAAGGGAAAGAAGGTTGCTGTTCTAGGTTATGGAAGTCAAGGGCATGCACATGCACTTAATTTAAAGGATAGCGGTGTTGATGTTGTTGTGGGTTTACATGAGAAAAGTAAATCAAGAGATAAGGTTAAAGCTGATGGACTTGAAGTTATGAATGTTGAGGATGCTGTTAAGGTTAGTCAGGTTGTTATGATGTTAGTTCCTGATACTAAGCAAAAAGAAGTATTTGATGAAAAAGTTAAGGATAATTTAGATGAAGGAGATGCACTGGCATTTGCACATGGATTCAATATACACTTTAGTCAGATAGTACCTCCAAAAAACGTAGATGTATTTATGGTAGCACCTAAAGGACCAGGACATTTAGTTAGAAGGGTTTATCAAGATGGAAAAGGAGTTCCAGCACTTCTTGCAGTACATCAAGATTATACAGGAAAAGCTAAAGAGTTAGGTCTTGCTTATTCTTATGGAATAGGAGCATTAAGAGCTGGAGTACTTGAAACTACTTTTAAAGAAGAGACAGAAACTGATTTATTCGGAGAACAAGCTGTACTTTGTGGTGGAGTAACTGAACTTATAAAGGCTGGGTTTGAAACATTGGTTAATGCAGGTTATCAAAAGGAAGTAGCATACTTTGAATGCCTTCATGAAATGAAACTAATAGTAGACCTTTTATATGAAGGTGGGTTTGAGAAAATGAGACACAGTATAAGTGATACAGCTGAGTATGGAGATTATATGGTTGGAAGAAGAATTGTAACAGATAAAACTAGAGAAGAGATGAAAGGCGTTTTAACAGAAATACAAACTGGAGCTTTTGCAAAGGATTGGATAATGGAGAATAAACTAAATAGACCTGTATTTAATTCATTTAAGCAAAGAGAACTAGAGCATCCTATTGTTGAAGTTGGTAAAGAACTTAGGGGTATGATGTCTTGGATAAAAGAGTAG
- a CDS encoding glycerol-3-phosphate acyltransferase: MYIKLFFIMMSSYLLGCFNTGYYLVRLLYGKDIRDIGSLSTGATNVSRLYGKKGFLIVLLGDSLKGFLAILMCKYLLGETSIVIQICLILVVLGHIFPIQLNFKGGKGIAVSLGAFLCFDYNLLILMSISFFILFIFLRDYKISGLGAYILLPIEVLFKNGRLIDSISLTLITLVIIYAHKKNIQDYILKLKLK, encoded by the coding sequence TTGTATATAAAGTTGTTTTTTATTATGATGAGTAGTTATCTATTAGGATGTTTTAATACAGGATATTATCTTGTACGATTGTTATATGGAAAAGATATTAGAGATATAGGGAGTTTAAGCACTGGGGCTACTAATGTTTCAAGACTATATGGAAAAAAAGGATTTTTAATAGTTTTATTAGGAGATTCTCTAAAAGGGTTTTTAGCTATATTAATGTGTAAATATTTATTAGGAGAAACAAGCATAGTGATTCAAATTTGTTTAATACTAGTAGTATTAGGTCATATTTTCCCAATACAGCTAAATTTTAAAGGTGGAAAAGGAATAGCAGTAAGTTTAGGAGCTTTCCTATGTTTTGATTATAATTTATTAATATTAATGTCTATATCCTTTTTTATTTTATTTATATTCTTGAGAGATTATAAAATTAGCGGATTAGGAGCTTATATATTGCTTCCTATAGAAGTTTTATTTAAAAATGGACGATTAATAGATAGTATATCCTTAACTCTAATTACTTTGGTTATTATTTATGCTCATAAAAAGAATATACAAGATTATATATTGAAATTGAAATTGAAATAA
- a CDS encoding YkgJ family cysteine cluster protein, with the protein MPSIKKDDINLGIDYCLKNDLFKELNDLYNSIPNGDCIGCGKCCMESVGANLVEFLNIYNYLNKNKNVHNIVMEKILDYYFKEYKEKMPCPFKDSNNRCLIYEVRPLNCRIYGHWRKKDYNKNYERIKKDNIEFARYMEEEHNIKVDESILNYKIEYCEKFKPSLDYMNKDERMKYYDRGMVIDSKLYSKGIMDIDFRDRGIVEYFIESIFFNNVASNIRINITKNNSYKVLRRVKALVL; encoded by the coding sequence ATGCCTAGTATAAAAAAGGATGATATAAACTTAGGAATAGATTATTGCTTAAAAAACGATCTTTTTAAAGAACTTAATGATTTATATAATAGTATACCCAATGGAGACTGTATAGGATGTGGAAAATGTTGTATGGAGTCTGTTGGAGCAAATTTAGTAGAATTTTTAAATATATACAATTATTTAAACAAAAATAAAAATGTACATAATATAGTTATGGAAAAAATACTAGACTACTATTTTAAAGAGTATAAGGAAAAGATGCCGTGTCCATTTAAAGATTCGAACAATAGGTGTTTGATATATGAGGTAAGGCCTCTTAATTGTAGAATATATGGACATTGGAGAAAAAAAGATTATAATAAAAATTATGAGAGAATAAAAAAAGATAATATAGAGTTTGCAAGATATATGGAAGAAGAGCATAATATTAAGGTAGACGAGAGTATATTAAACTATAAAATAGAGTATTGTGAAAAGTTTAAGCCGAGTTTAGATTATATGAACAAAGATGAGCGAATGAAGTATTATGATAGAGGGATGGTTATAGATTCGAAGCTTTATTCTAAGGGAATAATGGATATTGATTTTAGAGATAGAGGGATTGTAGAATATTTTATAGAATCTATTTTCTTCAACAATGTTGCGAGTAATATAAGAATTAATATAACTAAGAATAATTCTTATAAGGTACTAAGAAGAGTTAAGGCTCTTGTCTTATAG
- a CDS encoding bifunctional diguanylate cyclase/phosphodiesterase → MNNKNDKKNIMKIFIILTSLFLLITFILVKNNLDIDISDFIFEGICLILIVIGFIISLELKVKTLSVGCAIFAISMFNDSLDELKFIPFSKWQNLIFEKFLFGLGIIFIVYGFYKIINQKNTLLKELNHLALSDPLTNLLNIRSLENKLKLDIEQASKNNTKIGVLFIDLDKFKLINDSLGHNAGNYILKKVAKRLRLVTRQEDTIARLGGDEFILILNDINETNEIIDIVRNIINVFKTPPFILKEKEFTVTCSMGISIFPDDGKDIETLFKNADIAMYKAKENQGNTYEFYNYKMSEQMDKNIEIEHKLKHALEKREFILHYQPKVDIKTNKITGLEALVRWKCPEKGLIYPNNFIPVAEETGLIKKLDEHILELSCLQIKEWINEGLNPPNISINISGKTFYENDFLDRLESILEDTEVSYESISIEITETAAMKDKKYTYKILEQIRSKGIKILLDDFGKGYSSLSYLKDFPIDVLKIDKSFVDNICYNNIDSSITRAIIDMAKALKLKVLAEGVETEEQLRLLDNFSCEEYQGYLFSKPLPVEKIEIMLTKNTEKTEAI, encoded by the coding sequence ATGAATAATAAAAATGACAAGAAAAATATTATGAAAATATTTATTATTTTAACATCATTATTTTTATTAATAACTTTTATTTTAGTAAAAAACAATTTAGATATAGATATTAGTGATTTCATCTTCGAAGGAATATGCTTAATTTTAATTGTAATTGGTTTTATAATTTCACTAGAACTTAAAGTAAAGACATTAAGTGTTGGGTGTGCAATCTTTGCTATTTCAATGTTTAATGATTCTCTTGATGAACTTAAATTTATTCCATTTTCAAAATGGCAAAATCTCATATTTGAAAAATTTCTTTTTGGATTAGGAATAATATTTATTGTATACGGTTTTTATAAAATTATTAACCAAAAAAATACGCTTTTAAAAGAATTAAATCATTTAGCATTGAGCGATCCGTTGACTAATTTACTTAATATAAGGTCTTTAGAAAATAAATTAAAATTAGATATTGAGCAAGCATCAAAAAACAATACTAAAATAGGAGTTTTATTTATTGATTTAGATAAATTTAAACTAATAAATGATTCATTAGGACATAATGCTGGAAATTATATTTTAAAAAAAGTTGCTAAAAGGCTAAGATTAGTTACTAGACAAGAAGATACAATTGCGCGTTTAGGTGGAGATGAGTTTATATTAATATTAAATGATATTAATGAAACAAATGAAATAATAGATATTGTAAGAAATATTATAAATGTATTTAAAACCCCACCTTTTATATTAAAAGAAAAAGAATTTACGGTTACTTGTAGTATGGGAATTTCAATATTTCCTGATGATGGGAAGGATATAGAAACTTTATTTAAAAATGCTGATATAGCAATGTATAAAGCTAAAGAAAACCAAGGAAATACTTATGAATTTTATAATTATAAAATGAGTGAACAAATGGATAAAAATATTGAAATTGAACATAAGCTTAAACATGCACTAGAAAAAAGAGAATTTATTCTCCATTATCAACCTAAGGTCGATATAAAAACAAATAAAATTACTGGATTAGAAGCTTTAGTAAGGTGGAAATGTCCTGAAAAAGGATTGATCTATCCAAATAATTTTATACCAGTAGCAGAAGAAACTGGTTTAATTAAAAAGCTAGATGAACATATATTAGAGTTATCTTGTTTACAAATTAAAGAGTGGATAAATGAAGGTTTAAATCCACCCAATATTTCTATAAATATTTCTGGAAAAACATTTTATGAAAATGATTTTCTTGATAGGTTAGAATCTATATTAGAAGATACAGAGGTTAGTTATGAATCTATAAGTATTGAAATTACTGAAACCGCTGCTATGAAAGACAAAAAATATACTTATAAAATTTTAGAACAAATAAGAAGCAAGGGAATAAAAATACTATTAGATGATTTTGGAAAGGGATATTCATCATTAAGTTATTTAAAGGATTTTCCAATAGATGTATTAAAAATAGATAAATCATTTGTTGATAATATTTGCTATAACAATATAGATAGTTCTATTACTAGAGCTATAATTGACATGGCTAAAGCATTAAAGCTAAAAGTACTGGCAGAAGGAGTTGAAACAGAAGAACAATTGAGACTTTTAGATAATTTTAGTTGTGAAGAATATCAGGGATACTTATTTAGTAAACCACTCCCTGTAGAGAAAATTGAAATTATGTTAACTAAAAATACAGAAAAAACGGAAGCAATCTAA
- a CDS encoding MBL fold metallo-hydrolase has translation MELEKIKGHSYYIKGGTNSGVYVFKDKYVLIIDPGLSNSRAHRLIKLFDSKGLRVKYVLNTHEHSDHYGASKVLLEHYTGAKSIASEDAKTFIDNPYLFSTYVYGGRSNKLLDDYFKNRENKFSIDEVVFEGETKLNNEKFEITELKGHSIGCIGVLTEDKVLYLGDSLFNESILEKYNFPFLFDISEQLNTLDKIKEIDFDFCVMGHAKALLDKEEAVKLVEINKEVIHKYLNQIREFLTTPYTREELLKDIIEYNELKLNYKEYYFSNATLSSMISYLVEGGEIDYQFENGKIYYFMNSKL, from the coding sequence ATGGAACTAGAGAAAATCAAAGGACATAGCTATTATATAAAGGGAGGAACTAATTCTGGTGTTTATGTGTTTAAGGATAAATATGTACTTATCATAGATCCTGGTCTTTCAAACTCTAGAGCACATAGGCTTATAAAATTATTTGATAGTAAGGGGCTTCGTGTAAAGTATGTATTAAATACCCATGAACACTCAGACCATTATGGGGCAAGCAAAGTATTATTAGAACATTACACTGGAGCTAAGTCTATAGCATCAGAAGATGCAAAAACATTTATAGATAATCCGTATTTATTTTCAACTTATGTATATGGTGGAAGGTCTAATAAATTACTTGATGATTATTTCAAAAATAGAGAAAATAAGTTCAGTATAGATGAAGTAGTTTTTGAGGGTGAAACTAAGTTAAACAATGAAAAGTTTGAAATAACAGAACTTAAAGGTCATAGTATAGGTTGTATAGGTGTATTAACAGAGGACAAGGTATTATATCTTGGAGATTCTTTGTTTAATGAAAGTATTTTAGAAAAATACAATTTTCCTTTTCTATTTGATATATCTGAGCAGCTAAATACTCTAGACAAAATAAAGGAGATTGATTTTGACTTTTGTGTTATGGGTCATGCAAAGGCTTTACTTGATAAAGAAGAAGCTGTAAAATTAGTAGAGATAAACAAAGAAGTTATACACAAGTATTTAAATCAAATAAGAGAGTTTTTGACGACACCTTATACTAGAGAAGAATTGTTAAAAGATATTATAGAATATAATGAGCTTAAACTAAACTATAAAGAATATTATTTTTCAAATGCAACATTATCTTCTATGATCTCGTATCTTGTAGAAGGTGGAGAAATAGACTATCAATTTGAAAATGGGAAAATATATTACTTTATGAATTCTAAATTATAA
- a CDS encoding GTP pyrophosphokinase, producing MELREWKTILTPYEYAVEELKVKFKNIRKELRNNGEYSPIEFVTGRVKKISSIIAKAKKLDVHMDEIEEKIEDIAGLRIMCQFVEDIYSLVSLIKSRKDMSVVYEKDYIKNYKNSGYRSYHIIIKYPIQTAMGLKEILAEIQIRTLAMNFWGTIEHSLKYKYQQDIPEDIANRLRRAGDAAFLLDQEMSEIREEIMRAQVMFEMKSLTVKDILDSIRKLYILGETEKALDFQVRLDKINDIEDIKEIIMLRSEIDSILDKYDKN from the coding sequence ATGGAATTAAGAGAGTGGAAAACTATATTAACTCCATATGAATATGCAGTAGAGGAGTTAAAAGTAAAATTTAAAAATATTAGAAAAGAACTTAGAAATAATGGGGAATATTCTCCTATAGAATTCGTAACTGGAAGAGTCAAAAAGATATCATCTATTATAGCAAAAGCTAAAAAACTTGATGTTCATATGGATGAAATAGAAGAGAAGATAGAGGATATAGCTGGTCTTAGAATTATGTGCCAGTTTGTTGAAGATATATATAGTCTTGTAAGCTTGATTAAGAGTAGAAAAGATATGAGTGTAGTATATGAGAAAGATTATATTAAGAATTATAAAAATAGTGGTTATAGAAGTTATCATATAATTATAAAATATCCTATACAGACTGCCATGGGGCTAAAAGAAATTTTAGCTGAGATTCAAATAAGAACTCTTGCTATGAATTTTTGGGGTACTATAGAGCATTCTTTAAAATATAAATATCAACAGGATATACCTGAAGATATTGCTAATAGATTAAGACGTGCAGGAGATGCAGCGTTTTTACTAGACCAAGAAATGAGTGAGATAAGGGAAGAAATAATGAGAGCTCAAGTTATGTTTGAAATGAAATCACTTACGGTTAAAGATATACTTGATAGTATTAGAAAGTTATATATTTTAGGAGAAACTGAAAAAGCTCTAGACTTTCAGGTGAGACTTGATAAAATAAACGATATAGAGGACATAAAAGAAATTATAATGTTAAGAAGTGAGATAGACTCTATACTAGATAAATACGATAAAAATTAA
- the ilvD gene encoding dihydroxy-acid dehydratase produces the protein MNSDKVKKGITKAPHRSLLKAAGLTDEEIDKPLIGVVNSFNEIVPGHVELRQIAEAVKRGVLMEGGTPLEFPSIAVCDGIAMNHEGMKYSLVSREIIADSIEIMAKAHGLDALVLIPSCDKVVPGMLMAAARINVPSIIVSGGPMLAGRLNNKKVDLTTVFEGVGKVCSNKMTEDELKCLEESACPTCGSCSGMFTANSMNCMTEALGIALDGNATIPAVYSSRKRLAKKTGMQIMHLLRDNIHPRDILTEKAFENALTVDMALGCSTNTVLHLTAIAKEAGVDVNLNNINYISSKTPNLCKLSPAGNHHIEDLDNAGGVLAVMNELSKKELINLDVPTVSLKLLENILKDKKDSEVIRDIDNPFSKDGGIKVLFGNLAPEGAVVKKSAVKDNMMKTVSTAKIFDSEEEAVDSILGGKIEKGDVIVIRYEGPKAGPGMREMLTPTSALVGMGLDDSVSLITDGRFSGGTKGAAIGHVCPEAIDGGMIGLVEDKDLISIDIDKGIIDLKVDDEELSRRRENLKLKTKKHTGYLGKYSKIVQSASKGAVCI, from the coding sequence ATGAATAGCGATAAAGTAAAAAAAGGGATAACTAAGGCTCCACATAGATCACTACTTAAAGCAGCAGGGCTTACAGATGAAGAAATAGATAAGCCTCTTATTGGAGTTGTAAATTCATTTAATGAAATAGTACCGGGACATGTTGAACTTAGACAGATAGCAGAAGCTGTAAAAAGAGGTGTTTTAATGGAGGGAGGAACCCCTCTTGAGTTTCCATCAATAGCAGTATGTGATGGTATTGCTATGAATCATGAAGGGATGAAGTATTCACTTGTTAGTAGAGAAATAATAGCAGATAGTATAGAGATAATGGCAAAGGCGCATGGACTTGATGCATTAGTTTTAATACCTAGCTGTGATAAGGTAGTTCCGGGAATGTTAATGGCTGCTGCAAGAATTAATGTACCTAGCATTATTGTAAGTGGAGGCCCTATGCTTGCAGGTAGGCTTAATAATAAAAAAGTAGATTTGACCACTGTATTTGAAGGTGTTGGAAAAGTATGCTCAAACAAAATGACAGAAGATGAATTGAAGTGTTTAGAGGAAAGTGCGTGTCCAACCTGTGGATCTTGTTCTGGAATGTTTACTGCAAATTCTATGAACTGTATGACAGAAGCATTGGGAATAGCACTAGATGGAAATGCAACAATACCAGCAGTATATTCTAGTAGAAAAAGACTTGCAAAGAAAACCGGTATGCAGATAATGCATTTGTTAAGAGATAATATACATCCAAGAGATATACTCACAGAAAAAGCATTTGAAAATGCATTAACTGTAGATATGGCGCTTGGATGTTCAACTAATACTGTTCTTCATTTAACTGCAATAGCAAAGGAAGCTGGTGTAGATGTTAACTTAAACAATATAAATTATATAAGCTCTAAAACTCCAAATCTTTGTAAACTAAGTCCTGCAGGAAATCATCATATAGAAGATCTTGATAATGCTGGTGGAGTTTTGGCTGTTATGAATGAATTGTCAAAGAAAGAGTTGATAAATTTAGATGTACCTACAGTAAGTTTAAAATTGTTAGAAAATATATTAAAAGATAAAAAAGATAGCGAAGTTATAAGGGATATAGATAATCCTTTTAGTAAAGATGGTGGAATAAAGGTGTTGTTTGGAAATTTAGCACCTGAAGGTGCAGTTGTAAAAAAATCCGCAGTTAAAGATAACATGATGAAAACAGTATCTACTGCAAAGATATTCGATAGTGAAGAAGAGGCTGTTGATAGTATTTTAGGTGGGAAAATAGAAAAGGGAGATGTAATAGTAATAAGATATGAAGGACCAAAGGCAGGTCCTGGAATGAGAGAAATGTTAACACCTACATCAGCATTAGTCGGAATGGGACTTGATGATAGTGTATCACTTATAACAGATGGTAGATTCTCGGGGGGAACTAAAGGTGCGGCTATAGGACATGTTTGTCCAGAGGCTATAGATGGTGGAATGATAGGTTTAGTTGAAGATAAAGATTTGATAAGTATTGATATAGATAAAGGAATTATAGATCTTAAAGTTGATGATGAAGAATTAAGTAGAAGAAGAGAAAACTTAAAGTTAAAAACTAAAAAACATACTGGTTACCTTGGAAAGTATTCGAAGATAGTTCAGAGTGCTTCAAAAGGAGCGGTATGTATTTAA
- a CDS encoding ACT domain-containing protein: MESRVCARLNQGIDSFIRVTSVLRRKEFNIKEINMKSQSSHIDLDIVVYDQRLTGSVVKQISKLADVKEIKVV; encoded by the coding sequence GTGGAAAGTAGAGTTTGTGCAAGGTTAAATCAGGGGATAGATTCTTTTATAAGAGTAACTAGTGTTCTTAGAAGAAAAGAATTTAATATAAAAGAGATTAATATGAAGTCTCAGAGTAGTCATATTGATTTGGATATAGTTGTATATGATCAGAGATTGACTGGAAGTGTTGTTAAGCAGATATCTAAACTTGCAGATGTTAAAGAAATAAAAGTTGTATAG
- a CDS encoding metallophosphoesterase, with product MAIYAIGDLHLSKVVDKPMDIFGENWIGHKEKIIADWKEKVGSEDTVLIVGDTSWGMNLNQAIPDLDDINELEGRKILIKGNHDYWWTSISKLNNLYDNMKFIQNNFYEYEDYAICGTRGWLCPNEVKFDEDDEKVYKRETKRLKLSLDSAKKAGFNKFIVITHYPPTNDKLEESEFTKIYEEYNVEKVIYGHLHGKEWFKVGLQGTRNNVEYYLTSCDYTDFKLVKIMD from the coding sequence TTGGCTATTTATGCAATCGGAGACCTACACCTTAGCAAGGTAGTAGACAAGCCAATGGATATATTTGGAGAAAACTGGATAGGACATAAAGAAAAGATAATAGCTGATTGGAAGGAAAAAGTTGGGTCTGAAGATACTGTACTTATAGTTGGAGATACTTCTTGGGGAATGAACTTAAATCAAGCTATTCCAGATTTAGATGATATAAACGAACTTGAAGGAAGAAAAATATTAATAAAAGGCAATCACGACTATTGGTGGACTTCAATAAGCAAGTTAAATAATCTTTATGACAATATGAAATTCATACAAAATAATTTTTATGAGTACGAAGACTATGCAATATGTGGAACAAGAGGATGGCTTTGCCCTAATGAAGTTAAATTTGATGAAGATGATGAGAAAGTATATAAAAGAGAAACAAAAAGACTTAAATTATCTCTTGATAGTGCTAAAAAAGCGGGATTTAATAAATTTATAGTTATAACACATTATCCACCAACTAATGATAAACTTGAGGAATCTGAATTTACTAAGATTTATGAAGAGTATAATGTTGAAAAAGTTATATATGGACATTTACACGGAAAAGAGTGGTTTAAGGTTGGGCTTCAAGGAACAAGAAATAATGTAGAGTATTATTTGACATCATGTGATTATACTGATTTTAAATTAGTTAAAATAATGGACTAG